Proteins from a single region of Hordeum vulgare subsp. vulgare chromosome 6H, MorexV3_pseudomolecules_assembly, whole genome shotgun sequence:
- the LOC123404139 gene encoding serine/threonine-protein kinase STY13-like: MAEGARFHGMVGGGDKGMQENEFNGFFSMPYYQKIGEGSHMSVDSTDNYNLSNCAGGSITMSVDNSSVGSNESRTVILKHPGLRDAPTASYSVGNSVFRPNRVAAHTLNEDALARVLMDPNHPTEILSKYQQWAIDLGRLDMGVPFAQGAFGKLYRGTYIGEDVAIKLLEKPDNDIERAQSLEQQFVQEVMMLSTLRHPNIVRFIGACRKSIVWCIITEYAKGGSVRQFLAKRQNKSVPLRLAVKQALDVARGMAYVHALGFIHRDLKSDNLLIAADRSIKIADFGVARIEVKTEGMTPETGTYRWMAPEMIQHRPYDHKVDVYSFGIVLWELITGMLPFTNMTAVQAAFAVVNKGARPAIPHDCLPSLTHIMTRCWDANPEVRPPFTEIVCMLENAEMEVVSHVRKARFRCCVAEPMTTD; encoded by the exons ATGGCTGAAGGGGCAAGGTTTCATGGCATGGTTGGCGGTGGCGACAAGGGGATGCAAGAGAACGAGTTCAATGGCTTCTTCAGCATGCCCTATTATCAGAAAATTGGGGAGGGCTCCCACATGTCTGTCGACAGCACCGATAACTACAACCTGTCCAATTGCGCCGGTGGCTCCATTACCATGTCAGTGGACAACAGCAGCGTGGGCTCGAACGAGTCCCGTACCGTCATACTTAAGCACCCGGGCCTCCGTGATGCCCCAACCGCAAGCTATTCGGTTGGCAACAGCGTCTTTCGCCCCAACCGCGTGGCTGCGCACACCCTGAATGAAGATGCATTGGCCAGGGTTCTGATGGACCCAAATCATCCAACAGAGATACTGAGCAAGTACCAGCAGTGGGCCATTGATCTGGGGAGGTTGGATATGGGGGTTCCCTTTGCACAAGGGGCCTTTGGGAAGCTGTACCGGGGAACATATATTGGAGAAGATGTTGCCATTAAGCTGCTGGAGAAGCCTGACAATGACATAGAGAGAGCACAATCGTTGGAACAGCAGTTTGTGCAAGAAGTTATGATGTTATCTACCCTAAGGCACCCAAATATAGTAAGATTTATAGGTGCTTGCAGGAAGTCAATTGTGTGGTGCATTATTACTGAGTATGCAAAAGGTGGCTCGGTCAGGCAGTTCCtggcaaaaaggcaaaacaaGTCGGTACCTTTGAGGCTGGCTGTCAAACAAGCATTGGATGTTGCTAGGGGAATGGCATATGTGCATGCGTTGGGATTTATCCACAGGGACCTGAAGTCGGATAATCTTCTTATTGCAGCAGACAGATCCATTAAGATTGCTGACTTTGGAGTTGCTCGAATTGAAGTGAAAACAGAGGGGATGACACCAGAGACAGGAACCTACCGCTGGATGGCACC AGAAATGATCCAGCACAGGCCTTATGATCACAAAGTTGATGTCTATAGCTTCGGGATTGTTTTGTGGGAGCTTATAACTGGCATGCTTCCTTTCACAAACATGACAGCTGTTCAGGCAGCTTTTGCTGTTGTAAATAAAGGTGCTCGTCCAGCAATCCCACATGACTGCCTGCCTTCCCTAACCCACATCATGACTCGCTGCTGGGATGCAAACCCTGAAGTCCGCCCACCATTCACCGAGATCGTCTGCATGCTTGAGAACGCCGAGATGGAGGTTGTGAGCCATGTCCGTAAAGCGCGCTTCCGCTGCTGTGTTGCTGAACCCATGACCACCGACTGA
- the LOC123404140 gene encoding squamosa promoter-binding-like protein 4 — MEWTAPKSTPSSPPHLLWDWGDAAALGSSGEAAGRRGKEKRARGEGAGGGGGGGGVRCQVEGCGTELAAAKEYHRKHRVCEAHTKSPRVVVAGQERRFCQQCSRFHGLSEFDQKKRSCRRRLSDHNARRRKPQPDAFSFAPARLPSSLMFDDRRQISFVWDKDPLSHGRPFPCSPWDSPSDFKPPQVKEIREVSINGQVHFDKSHLPNAVPALSHDIAELLPMKGPDASATASKLGGAPDLQRALSLLSASSCGLPDPVQQASCLVQFTGASQNSRGLPSPHGGSPPSASCAEGQPMAPSPQFVRFTMDGASSGYESTFFGVNRMN, encoded by the exons ATGGAGTGGACGGCCCCGAAGTCCACCCCGTCCTCcccgccccacctcctctgggACTGGGGCGACGCCGCCGCGCTGGGCTCCTCCGGCGAGGCGGCGGGGAGGCGCGGGAAGGAGAAGCGGGCCAGGGGGGAGGGGGccggcggaggaggcggaggagggggcGTAAGGTGCCAGGTGGAGGGCTGTGGGACCGAGCTCGCCGCCGCGAAGGAGTACCACCGGAAGCACCGGGTCTGCGAGGCCCACACCAAGTCCCCCCGCGTCGTCGTCGCCGGCCAGGAGCGCCGCTTCTGCCAGCAGTGCAGCCG GTTCCATGGGCTGTCGGAGTTCGACCAGAAGAAGAGGAGCTGCCGGAGGCGACTGTCTGATCACAATGCTCGGCGCCGGAAGCCACAGCCGGATGCATTCTCCTTTGCACCGGCAAGGCTACCGTCGTCATTGATGTTTG ATGATAGACGACAAATAAGTTTTGTCTGGGATAAAGATCCACTTAGCCATGGAAGGCCTTTCCCATGTTCTCCATGGGACAGCCCATCTGACTTCAAGCCCCCACAAGTGAAGGAAATAAGAGAAGTGTCAATCAATGGACAAGTTCATTTTGATAAATCTCATCTACCCAATGCTGTTCCAGCACTGAGTCATGACATAGCTGAGCTGCTACCAATGAAAG GTCCGGACGCATCTGCAACCGCTTCGAAATTAGGTGGAGCACCGGATCTTCAGCGTGCTCTCTCTCTTCTGTCAGCTAGTTCTTGTGGATTACCTGATCCAGTACAGCAAGCATCTTGTCTCGTCCAATTCACTGGTGCCAGCCAAAACAGCCGGGGTCTGCCTTCACCACATGGAGGGAGCCCTCCGTCGGCATCCTGTGCCGAGGGACAGCCCATGGCTCCATCACCTCAGTTCGTCCGTTTCACGATGGATGGCGCCAGCAGTGGCTATGAATCCACTTTCTTCGGCGTAAACCGGATGAATTGA